The Nymphaea colorata isolate Beijing-Zhang1983 unplaced genomic scaffold, ASM883128v2 scaffold0714, whole genome shotgun sequence genomic sequence ATCTATTTGTCAATTTAGCCATTACTTTTACCTCtttgttcatcttttttccAGCTATCGGATGCCAACTCGGAGAATAACATCAACAGATATCTGGAAGAACCGAGCAAGAAGCAAATGATGATGATTTAGGACAGGTATAAGGCTTGAGTGAAGAATAGAATGTATTGCGGTTGAAAGTTTAGCATTGCGGTTTTGTGTGGAAGGTTCTTAATTTGAAAAGGATTACGATTTATAaatttagtttttgaaaaaagcTGGCATAGGACAAATTAACTGTCCTTTAAGATAGTATATATCGATATGCAAACCTTTTTGCTTCTTGTGTTTTGTCGGATTATCTCGCAAGAATAGATCaagaaattttcttattttttagaaCTGAAGGATAGGCATAGAGTTAATGATATAAAAGCATTAGAGATAAGCATCATTTGAACAAATAGAAATAATTATAGCATGCAGAAATTACTGTGAAGAAAATATGATGTTTGccttcatgaaaaataataagaaaaggCAAATATTATTAATTTGCTTATTACGAAATTTCATAAATAGAATTTTATAAGCATTCCTATATGATAATATTATTTCGGTTCAATTTTCTGATATACTAAAGCACCATCGTCTAATTTACATTATTAACTTAGATAAAGATCAATATGAAAGGTTCAAACGCAAACAAAAATGCAATTTACTGGTTCAGAAAGGCACTTAGATTGCACGACAATCCAAGCCTTATGCACTGCTTAAAAAACAGTCGTCTGATATATCCAATCTTTATCCTTGATCCGCATTTTGTTAAATCAGGCAATGTAGGTCCGAACCGATGGAGATTTCTATTCTAATCCTTAAGAGACCTAGACAATTCTTTGAAGAAACTAAACTCCCGTTTAATATTACTTCAAGGAAAACCGGAAACAATACTAGTTGAAAAGTTCAAAGATTGGAAAATCGAGCTTCTCTGCTTCGAAAGTGACACATAACCTTACTCAATGTATCGGGATAGTTGTGTTAAAGGAACCTGCAAAGATTTGGGGATTGAAGTCTTCACTTCTTCATCACATACGCTTTACGATATGAACAGTCTCTTTAATTATAATGGAAAAACCCTTACAAAGTCTTATGGATCATTTATGAAGCTGATAGAAAAGTATGGACCACCATAGACACCGATCCCAGCTCCAAGCATCGATGATTTCGCGAAGAAGCATCCTAATGTAGACGACTAAGCATTTACTATCCCTGATTTATAAGTGCTAGGAATAGATTAAAACAATGATTGCGGCCCCTTGCTTTATCCTGGAGGAGAAACTTAGGCAATTAAACGAATGGAAAAGTATATTGCCAATAAAAAATACATCTGCGAGTTCGAAAAGCCAAATACAAGTCCTAATTCTCTGAAACCTTCAACTACTGTACTGAGTCCTTACCTGAAATTTGGAAATTTAAGCTGTAGATTATTCTATTACAAGCTTAAATAAGTCTACAAATAGATGAAAAAGCATTCATTACCACCT encodes the following:
- the LOC116245519 gene encoding LOW QUALITY PROTEIN: uncharacterized protein LOC116245519 (The sequence of the model RefSeq protein was modified relative to this genomic sequence to represent the inferred CDS: substituted 12 bases at 12 genomic stop codons) is translated as MKGSNANKNAIYWFRKALRLHDNPSLMHCLKNSRLIYPIFILDPHFVKSGNVGPNRWRFLFXSLRDLDNSLKKLNSRLILLQGKPETILVEKFKDWKIELLCFESDTXPYSMYRDSCVKGTCKDLGIEVFTSSSHTLYDMNSLFNYNGKTLTKSYGSFMKLIEKYGPPXTPIPAPSIDDFAKKHPNVDDXAFTIPDLXVLGIDXNNDCGPLLYPGGETXAIKRMEKYIANKKYICEFEKPNTSPNSLKPSTTVLSPYLKFGNLSCRLFYYKLKXVYKXMKKHSLPPVSLEGQLLWREFFYFNGAFTPNFDKIEGNAICKQIKWDKNDAYLEAWKNGKTGYPFIDAIMIQLRXEGWIHHLARHAVACFLTRGDLYISWERGKXVFEYLLLDADWSLNAANWMWLSSSSFFYQYFRVYSPISFGKKTDPNGDYIKKYIPVLAKFPPKYIFXPWKAPLQVQHEAKCIIGVDYPNPIVDHAVASKSNMEKMKKYFGK